In Malus sylvestris chromosome 15, drMalSylv7.2, whole genome shotgun sequence, a single genomic region encodes these proteins:
- the LOC126605987 gene encoding gibberellin-regulated protein 1-like, producing MAKIMLKILITHVLVFLLVLQLAAKSNERMTTTFAANPPPQPKIDCDGACVVRCSKSSRPNMCHRACGTCCWRCFCVPPGTFGNYDVCPCYRDMTTCGGIDKCP from the exons ATGGCAAAAATTATGTTGAAGATTCTAATCACTCACGTTCTCGTTTTTCTTCTCGTTCTCCAGCTTGCCGCTAAATCCAATGAAAGG ATGACCACAACCTTTGCTGCAAACCCTCCTCCCCAGCCAAAAATAg ACTGTGACGGAGCTTGTGTTGTGAGGTGCTCAAAATCGTCAAGGCCTAATATGTGCCACAGGGCATGCGGGACATGTTGTTGGAGATGCTTCTGCGTTCCACCTGGTACTTTCGGCAACTATGATGTATGCCCTTGTTATAGAGACATGACTACCTGTGGAGGCATAGACAAATGCCCTTAA